The Rouxiella sp. WC2420 region GCGTCGGTATCGCGCCAGCGCTGAAGGGCAAGCTGCGCGTGCAAAGCACCGGCGGCGCGGTGTACCTGAAAGCGAACGAAGCGTTTTCCCAGACCCGCGTTCAACTGCAGGATGTGGAGAACGGCGAGATCATCATGCTCGATGTCACCGCTGGCGAGAAAGGTTCAGCCGAGCCGGTGAAGCTGGTTTATGAAGGTGGCGACAGCGAAGCCGATGCCAGTCCTGAGCACGCTGACGCAGCCAAAGAAGAGAAGAAAGTCAGTTACTCTGCACCGCTACCGGTGCTGCTCACGCGTTACGCGTCACAGCGATTGTATGCGCCGCTGCGCACGGTTGAGCCGGTTCCCGGCGTGCGTTCACTGCCGTTGCATTTACCCAGCCGCATCACCACGCTTTATCCCGCTGAACCTTTAGAGATCCAGCCTATCGCGGCATGGGCGGTGCAAAGTCAGAACGTGGTAGCGTTTCGCGTGCGCAACATGACCAGCCGTAAAATCGTTCTCGATCCCCGCTCACTGCAGGGCAAGTTTGTCTCCGCCACTTTCCAGCACCGTTTCCTCGGTTTAGTCGGCACGCCTGAAGACACCACCATGCTCTATCTGGTAATGGATTCGCGCCCCGAAAACGCATTGATTCCTGAAGCGAAGGTGAGCCGCAAAGCGCGAGGTAAACACCATGCAGATTAAATCGAACACGCTGGTCAAAGTGCTGGTGCCGGTCTTTCTGCTCGCGGGCGTCGCGGTGGGCATGAAAAGTTGCAGCATCAAGAATGAAACAGAGAAAACCAGCGCCACGCCAGAAAAGCCCAAAGCGCTGGCCGATCTGACGCCTGCCGAACTCAAGGCGCTGGGCGTCGAGGGCGATACGCCGGAAGACACGCTGCGTACGCTGGTTGGCACGCTGAAAACCATTCGCGGTAAGCAGGAAACGCTCGACCGCCAGAACCTCAATCTGGTGAAAGAGAACGACCGCCTGCGCACGCGTAACCAGAACGTTGCCGGTCAGGTTAATGAAGCGGTGGCGAATTACCAGAAACTTGCCGAAGACCGCCGCCAGCAGCTGCAGCAGGAACAGCGGACCCTGACCAGCAAAGTGCAGGAGCTGAGCAATCAGCTGACCAAACGTATGGCGTCTGATAAGCAGGATCAGAACAACAGCGATATTCCGCTGGGGCTTGGCCTGGATGATGTTGCCAGTGGCAACACTAATGATGGCGTGATGTGGGTTTCGCCCAGCGATCAGCGCAGCAGCGGCTCGGACGCGGGTTCAACTCCCGCCGACAGCAAAGCGGCAATCGGTGGATTCCCGACATCGTTTCTCGGTGATAACGCGCTGAGTAAGAGCAAAAGTAACTACGAGCAGAAGGTAAAAGGCTACTCCAACAATCAGAAAGAAGAAGAAAGCACCGAGCCGGTTTATACGCTGCCGGAAAACTCCACGCTGATTGGTAGCAAAGGCATGACCGCGCTGCTGGGCCGCGTACCGATTAATGGCACCGTCACCGATCCCTATCCGTTTAAAGTGCTGATTGGCCGCGACAACCTTACTGCCAATGGCATCGAGCTGCCCGACGTGGAAGGCGCGATTGTTTCCGGCACCGCGTCAGGCGACTGGACGCTTTCCTGCGTACGTGGCCAGGTGAACTCCATCACCTTCGTCTTCAGCGATGGCCGGGTGCGCACGCTGCCGCGCCCGGATAACAACGGCAAGAGTAACGGTCAGGATGGTGGCAAGAAGCAGGACGGTGGCATTGGCTGGATCTCGGATGAGGCCGGAATTCCCTGCATCAGCGGCACGCGGAAATCCAACGCATCAACGTATCTGCCAACCCTCTTTGCACTTTCCGGTGCAGCCGCTGCCGGTGAAGCGCTCAACGAAAATCAGCGTACCGGACAAACCAACGCCTACGGCGGCGTGACCTCCACGCTAACCGGCGATGCCGGACAGGCGGCGATGGGCAAAGCGATTGCCGGTGGCGTCGGTGATGTTTCTGAATGGGTGAAACAGCGTTATGGCCAGACGTTCGACGCAGTGTATGTGCCGCCCGGCGCGAATCTAGCCGTTCACATCACGCAGCAGCTGGCAATCGATTACGAAGATAAGGGCCGCAAGGTGCGTTACGACTTCAGCGTGCCGGGTAATGCCGCGCGCATCGGACTGGACTAAGGGGATAGCGAATGAACAGAGCATTTATGCCGGTCGCGTTCGCCGCGCTGGTTTCAGTCATTTCAGGCTGCAGCACGTCGAAAGATGAGATGCTACCAGCGGGCGACAGCAACATGCTGGAGCTGTGGCAAGGCAAAGGCGCGAGCGGTTCGGCTCAGCGCGGTGCGCAGGGACGTGAAGCGCTGCGCCGCCCGCTGAGTGAAACGGAAGATCAGCGTGCCGACAAACTCGACCATTCATACAGCCGCACGCAGGAAAGCGAGATCACGCAGCAGTTCCCGCGCCTGCCAAATCCCGACATGGTGATGTACGTGTTTCCGCATCTTGCCGGTGGCAACTCGCCGGTTCCCGGCTACAGCACGGTGTTTCCGTTTTACAGCCAGGTGCAGTACGCCTTGCCAGGTGAGCGCACGGAGGATCTGTAATGATGTTTTCCCTGTTTAAAAAGCCCGCCTCAGAAGTCAGCAACATCCCTGAAAGCAACCAGCCGCAGCCACTACCGCGCCCTGGCAAAATGACGGTGCAGGATGAAGCCGCGCTGTATCACGCCAAACCTTCCATCATTGATTACCTGCCGTGGGCCGAATATCTGCCGGAAGATAAATGCCTGCTGCTTGATGACGGCATTTCGGTCGGCGCGGTTTATACCATCACGCCGATTTCATCCGAGGGGCGCACCGCCGCGCGCCTGGAGGAAATCCGCGACCAGGTTGAAGATGCGCTGCAGGACAGCCTGGAAGAAGACGACATCTCGCCGTGGGTGGTGCAGTTCTTTTGCCAGGATGAAGACGATCCATCGCCCTATCTGAACACGGTCAAAGAGTACGTAAAACCCTGGGCACGCGGCACGGAATTCACCAACGCCTGGCTGGGTGAAACCGAGCGTCATTTGCGGGACATCGCCATTCCAACGGGTTTGTTCCGCGACACGCTGGTCACTGGCCAGCTGTGGCGCGGGCAGCAGCGCCGCACGCGCATGGTGATTTATCGCTGGGTGCCAGGTGCCGCCAAGGGTGTGAAAGATGTTCACGCGCTGCCGCCCGTCACCATGCTTAATCAGGTTTGTGACCGGCTGGCGGCATCACTCGGTGCGTCTGGCGTTGCCTGCCAGCGCCAGACCGGCGCACAGATTCATGAATGGCTGCTGCGCCTGTTCAATCCCGATCCGCAGCACGGCCTGAGCAAAGAAGCGTTTTACGCCGCCGCGCAGCATCATGATGCGCAAGTGGGCGAGCTGCCGATGACCAACGATTTTGCCGAAACGCTGTGGTACACGCCGCCGCGTTCGGACGTGGAAAACGGCGTGTGGTGGTTCGACGATAAGCCGCATCGCGCCATCGCCATCGAGCGTCTGCGCCGCCCGCCTGAACCCGGCATGCTGACCGGCGAAATGGCGCGCGGCGAGCATATCAACGCGCTAATGGATCTGCTGCCCGAAGGTACGGTGGTTTCACTGACCATCGTTTCCCAGCCGCAAGACGTGCTGGAAAATGACTTCATTAAGCTGGCCAAAAACGCCGTGGGTGAAAACACTGAATCCGGGCGCGTGCGCGAGGATGTGCGCGAAGTGAAAGAGTATCTTGGCCGCCGCCACAAGCTGTATCGCGGCGCGCTGACTTTCATGATGCGCGGCAACGATCTGGCCGACCTCAACCGACGCCAGCAAAACATGTCGGCGGTGCTGCTGACCGCTGGCCTGCAGCCGGTGCGACCCGAATACAACGTTTCACCGCTAAATACCTGGCTGCGCGCGCTGCCGATGTGCTTCAACCCACAGAAGGATCGCCGCCACTGGTATACGCGCCTGACGTGGGTGCAGCATCTTGCGGGTTTGCTGCCAGTGACTGGCCGCGCCACCGGCAGCGGTCATCCCGGCTTCAGCTTCTTTAATCGCGGCGGTGAACCGCTGACCTTCGACCCGATGAATAAGCAGGACCGCACGCAGAACGCACATATGCTGTTTTTCGGACCAACCGGCGCGGGCAAGTCAGCCACGCTGTGTGCAACGCTTTCCCAGTTGATGGCCATTCACCGCCCACGTCTGTTTATTGCTGAAGCCGGTAACTCGTTTGGCCTGTATGCCGACTATTGCGAAAGCCTTGGCCTGACGGTGAATAAAATTGGCATCCGTCCCGGCTGTGGCGTCAGTCTGGCGCTGTTCGCCGACGCGCATCAGTTGCTCGATCTCAAACCGGAGCAGCTGCAGCTTAACGAAGCCGACATCCCGGACGCCGATGAAGATGATGGCGATGAACAACGCGACATCCTCGGTGAAATGGAGATTGCCGCGCGCATGATGATTACCGGCGGCGAAAAGCGCGAAGAAGAAAGGTTAACGCGCTCTGACCGTGGCCTAATCCGTGAAGCCATTATGATGGCGGCGCAGACCAGCTACGACGAGTCGCGCCAGATGATTGCTGAAGATCTGCAGACCGCGCTGTTTGCTATCGCGCGTGATAACAGCGTGGACAGCAGCGGCCAGCCTTTGCTGACCGAACGCCGTCGCGCGCGTGCCGATGAGATGGCGGGTGCGATGTCGATGTTTACCAGCGGATTTGAAGGCGAGCTGTTCAACCGCCCCGGTACACCTTGGCCGGAAGCCGATGTCACGCTTATCGATTTGGGCACGCTGGCGCGCGAGAACTATGGCGCGCAGATGGCGCTGGCGATGGTTTCCCTGGTGAACACCATCAACAACATCGCCGAGCGCGATCAGTATCTTGACCGCGAAATCGTCTTTGCCATCGATGAAGCGCACATCACCACCACCAATCCGCTGCTGTCGCCGTACATGACCAAAGTAGTCAAGATGTGGCGTAAGCTCGGAGCCTGGCTGTGGATGGCGACGCAGAACCTGGCGGATTACCCGGACATCGCCGAGAAGATGCTGAACATGGCTGAGTGGTGGCTGTGCCTGACGATGCCGCCTGATGAAGTGGAGCAAATCGCGCGCTTCAAGAAGCTGAGCGATGAGCAAAAATCGGTGCTGCTTTCCGCCAGTAAGCTGCCGCGCTGTTACACCGAAGGCGTGGTGCTGTCGAAGAAAACCGAAGCGCTGTTCAGAGCCGTGCCGCCCAGCCTTTACCTCGCGCTTGGCATGACCGAGAAAGAGGAAAAAGCCGAACGCCGTAAGCTGATGAAACTGCATAATTGCAGCGAGCTGCAAGCTGCAGTTATCGTTGCCCGCCAGCTCGATGCAGCGCGCGGCCTCAAGTCTGCCGCCATTTAAACAGGGAGCCTTATGCTGGAACTCAAATATCCCATTCCCCGCATTACCACCACGATTTCCCGCCAGGCGGCGCGCACGCTGTTCACGCTGATGCCGCAGGGCGAACCGGAAATTCTCGCCAGCGATCTGGCGCTGCTCGACAGGCTGTGTGATGAAATCCGTTCGCGCGTGAATCCGCCCGTAAAAATCACCAGCCATCCGCAGCGCGTCGGCAGTCATTCCTGTCTTGCACTGCACTTCAAAGGTAAGCTGTGCAGCTCGATTGACCTGCTGATTACAGTGAATAGCCATCTGAGCTGGCCAACGGAAGATGACTATCATCATCCGCGCTGGTACATGACCGTTGTAGATGCCGCTGACCTGCTTTATCTCCAGCTTTATCTGGCGCATAAACTTTCATCAAAGCACACGAAATGACGCCTGTTTCGGAGCACTCTTGCTTGTGAAGCCGTGCCAAAATTTGCATAGTCTTCACCGTCCCCGACCCAAAGGCTACACCTACTAGGCGTAGTTGTTCTGCACCCCTTCGGGCCGGGGACATTTAATCCCGCAGTCCGACACAGAGTTGTTTGCTGTACTCAGCTCACATCCGGCGCACCGTTATGGCTTCTCTCATTTTGTGGAGTAAGTCTGATGAAGCCGCTGATCCCACTCTTTTTCCTTTGCTCAATATCTCCCGGTTTTGCCGCCATCACCGTGTTCACTACGACTGGCCATCCAGCTGTTAATTCTGATGCCGATACCCGCACCGTGTTTCTCGATGCTCCTGACCGGCAGCAGAACGCGATGTTTGGCCAGCTCAGCAGTGAACCCACAGCAGCTGTGCAGGATGCCAGAAGCGGCCTGCAGCGCATGAGCGCGGATCAACAGCAGCAGTTAGTGGAAGCCTGGCGCGGCGTAATCGCGGCGTGGAAGCTGGGCATAGAAAAATATCCGGCGGTAGTTTTCGACGACGTGGATGTGGTGTATGGCACCACCGATGTGGATCTGGCTAAAAACATCCGGGCGCAAGGTGGCCATCCATGACGCGCACGAAACTGGCAACTACCGCGCTGCTGTTCGCTGCGATACAACCGGCAGCCGAATCCGCGATCACCAGCGCGCAGATCATCGCAAGCGCGGTTTCGCCATCCTGCATCAGCTGGCGCGTCAGCGGCATCTGTTACTGGTTGTTCTGCACGCCGTGGGGCTGCAAGGTGCGTACATCGGTCAAGGTAACGCACTTTATCCCGGAGGCCGTGGTGTCGGCATATGCACAACCGGGTGCGAATCCCTGGAAGGAAATGGCGTTCGTCAGCCAGACGGCGGGCGGACTTGAAAACGGCATGTACGGCGTGCCAGCCGGTGGCGGCAATGAGGAGTTGAAAGCACAGGGCAAGCGCAAAACCAATCTGCACTTCAAATACGCCGACGCGATTGGTCATCCGGCCACGTCAATGATTGGCGGCAGCATTTCGGGCTATTCCTGTGAGAGCGCGGCAACGCCACTAAATCCTTACTTCCTCAGCACCCTTGATACGCTTGCATGGCGCAGCGGCATACCGGAATCGCTCTACCCGGAAGCACTGGTGCCAGGCATGCGCGAGATTGGCAGCCAGGCAACGGCTAACATGTGGAGCAACGTCTATCCGCGAGCGGGCTTCGTCACGCAGACCGATGACGACAAAGCCGCAGCTGTGGTGGCGCAGCGCGTCGCCGACATCATCACCCGCACCGGCCAGCCGCACGTCTATCAAACCCTCAAAGGCAATCCTTCTCCTGGCTACTGGCCGCCCGGACCGGTTGAGGAAAACACCGGATTCAAAAACCACAAATGGCAGCGGTTATCTCCGAAGCTCAGCGAAAACTGCGCCGTGTTCCCAGATGGCAACTTCACTGCAGCCGTTGATGGCAATGAAGCTTTCGCGCTCTGGCAACCTTACAGCTGCTGCAAGCGTCGCGGCCAGACCTTCCTGTACAGCACCGATTTTGGAGGTGAATTATGATCGCGCGTATCTGGTTTACGGTGTCAACGTTGCTACTGGCAACCAGCGCACAAGCGTTTGACGTTTCACTGCCGCAGGTTCAGGACAGCACCATGGGCTACGGCAAAAGCGCCAACGGCGCGGTGTCCGACAAGCTGTTTTATACCCTCGGCGGCGGTTCGGTAATTTCGCAGCCCGCCACGCGCAGCAACATGCAGAAGCTGGGGCTGGACGTTGGCTGGAGCTCGGATCTGCAATGCGGCAACTTCGACCTGAAAACCACTGTTGGCAATCAACTGAACGGCATGACCAACGGCTTCAAAAACCTGATGGGCGATGTGGTTCAGGGCGCAACCGGCGCGGTGGCCAGTTTACCCGCGATGGTGATTCAGCGAGCCAATCCGGGCTTGTATGAAATGCTCACCAACGGCGTGCTGCAGGCCAACGTGGCGTTCGATAAGGCGCAGCTCAACTGTCAGAACATGGCCAAACGCATGGTGGATTTCTCGGACTCCAGCAAATGGACGCAGCAGGCCGCAATGGATGAGTACAAAAAGCTGGTAAACAGCGGCGATGCGGATGCGGTACGTGTGAACGATGCCGGGGAAAAAGTGACGGGCGAATCTGGCAGCAACTGGGTCGGCGGTGAGAAGCGCGGTGGTCGCGGCCAGCGCGCGATTCGCCCGACTCATGACCTGTCTGCCGCTGGCTATAACATGATGAATAATCTGCCGGTTAACAGCACCGGCAGCGTCAGCGGCGACAGCTGCACGGGTGGCAGCTGCGGTAAGTTCTCCAGCTCCGAAGAAGCGGCAGCAGCGGTGGTTAAAGTGCTTGGCGATCGCTCAATTCGCACCTGTAAAGATGCCGCGCTATGCACCGATGGCGATATCGATCAGCAACCTGGCGCCAGCGTCGCCGGAACCGGCTTTTCACCGATGCTGGAAGAAGCCACGCGCATCAACGGCGAGCAACTGGTGAAGCTGGTTAATGGCGCGGAGAAGCCCCACGCCGAGAACCTGGCAAAACTGCGTACCGGCAGCCTGGCGATCACCAGCGGCGTGATAAAAGCGCTGCAGCGTGATCCGGACAACGCGGCGCTGGTTGGCCGTCTGGCGGGTGAACTGGCGATGGCAGACACGGTTGAAACCGCGCTGCTGATGCGCCGGATGATTGTGACCGGCCAATCGGAACCGAATGCAGCCGCCATGCCTGAAGCGCTGCAGGAAGGCGATCGCCGCGTTGAATCGCTCGATCGGGAAATCAATGCGCTCAAGAATGAAATGGAACTGAAGCGCGAGCTGGCGCGTAACTCCGTGCTGACCATCATCGATCGCGAAAACAATCGCGCCACAACAAACCCGCAGCGCCAGCCGCATGAAAACACCGATTCGCGCTTCAATCAGCTTTCCGCACCATCCGGGGAGGAGTGAGATGCATAAATTCCTGAAGGTTCTCGCCTGCATGGTGTCGTTCACTGCCATTTTCTGCGTAGTGATCGCGACGTTACTTTCTGCCAGCCAGTCGCCAGATGCACCGGCACTGCTGATGCGTTGGTTTGAGAAAACATGGGTGCTCTGGCTGGCGTGGCGGCTGATTATTTATGCGGTGACGGCTTACTTCACCTATCAGTGCTGGCAGCGTAAGAAATCAGATCCTGCGTGGCGACGGGCCATTCTGCGCATCGGCGGTATTGGTGCGCTCTATATCGCCATTATGGAATGGGTGCTCTATGCCTCAACGGGAGGTCACTGATGACGACGAACAGCTATCTGGAATTTTTCCTCACTCTGCTGGGTTGGATCATCAATAACGGCATCTGGAATCTGCTGATCGCCACCGGCCTGTTCGCGCTTCCGCTGGTATTCAAAGTGGTGGGGATCTGGCTCAAGGTGCGCGAAGAAGGCGATGACGAGGGCAACAAAGGCAAGCTGTCGCTGCCGCGCATCGAGAACGCGCTCTACAGCGCGTTTTTTGTGATGCTGATTTGCTGCCTGCCCATCATCAACGTCAGCCTCGACAGCATTCAATACGATGAATCCCGCTCCAAGAGCTGCGGCACCTGGACGCCCAAAGCGCCGGATGAAAGCGGCTATTCGACGATCATCAGCAGCATGGACGGGCAAACGGCAGCAGCACCAATCTGGTGGGTGTTGATGCACAAGCTGTCCAAAGGCATCACTCAGGCCGCTGTCGCCACAATTCCCTGCCGCCCGGATTTACGCCAGCTGCGTTTTGAAGTGCAGCACACCCGCATCAGCAATCCGGCGCTCGCTGCCGAGCTGCAGGATTTCACCAACGATTGCTATGCGCTGGCGCTCTATCTATGGAAGCAGCAGGATCAGGGGCAAACGAAAGAGGAAGACGCGCTGCGCGATGTCGAATGGCTGGGCAGCAGCACATTTTTGAACGGCAGCGGCTATTACGATCAGCTGCAATCCAAGACACCGCGCGCCTCATTCCCGTGGAACGAGAGCCGTGACAGCGGCAGACCGGACACCGGGCGCGGTGGCTATCCAACCTGCCGCGAGTGGTGGTCCAGCGCTGATACCGGGCTTGAGGCGCGCGTAGTCGATCAGGCATCACCCGGCATGTGGCTGCGCATGTCTGCCGCGCTAAAAATGATGGGCAAGGACAACGCTGAATATAAAGAGAGCATTGTTCGCCGCCTGGTGAGCCCGGAGAGTTTGACCGTTTCGCAGAATGGCCGCACCTATGCCGGTTATGGTGGCAATGCTGATTTCACGCTGGATAACTCCGCCAGCCGCATTGGCGGCATTGCGGGAATGTCATTGGGAAGTTTGGCAGCATTTCCGGCATTTGATGCAATGCGCCAGGCATTACCGATGGTGCAGGCTTTATTACTGATGGCCATTTACGTGATGCTACCATTGATATTGGCGTTCGGGAGTTATGAGTTCAAAACCGTTATTACTGTCAGCTTTGTGGTGTTTGCGCTTAATTTCCTGACGTTCTGGTGGGAACTGGCGCGCTGGCTCGACAGCTGGTTGATGGAAGCGCTTTATAGTTCTGATACACATAGCCGCTGGAATGCTGCTGGGTTCCAGAATAGCTCTGATGATTTGATTATGAACTTTGTTATGGGGGCGATGTTTATTGTGCTGCCTGCACTTTGGATGGCGGCGTTTTCATGGGCAGGAATAAGAATTGGTGAAATAGCTCGAATGGCAGGTGATGGTGCATCTAGTGTTCAAAGTGCGGCTGGCAGTTTAGGCGAAAAAATAAGCTCAAAAATCACCAAATAATTAGGAGCCAGTTGAACCATCAGAACCATTTGAGCCATTAGAACCGTAATTATGGTTATCTCCGCCTCGTTCATCAGTGTTATTACTGTGAGGTGGAGATAAACCAACGCCACTAATTGCTGCACCAATCAATATGGCCAATACAATAAAGAAAACACTGCCTGTAAGAACACATGCTATCAGCATCGCAAGTGAGGCCAAAATGGCATTTCTAACCCAATTAACT contains the following coding sequences:
- a CDS encoding TIGR03749 family integrating conjugative element protein — translated: MNTLTRLHVACRLMFAVLPVATLTPNPVQAIELMKWERIPLQVTLKVGQERVVFVDKNVRVGIAPALKGKLRVQSTGGAVYLKANEAFSQTRVQLQDVENGEIIMLDVTAGEKGSAEPVKLVYEGGDSEADASPEHADAAKEEKKVSYSAPLPVLLTRYASQRLYAPLRTVEPVPGVRSLPLHLPSRITTLYPAEPLEIQPIAAWAVQSQNVVAFRVRNMTSRKIVLDPRSLQGKFVSATFQHRFLGLVGTPEDTTMLYLVMDSRPENALIPEAKVSRKARGKHHAD
- a CDS encoding TIGR03752 family integrating conjugative element protein, with translation MQIKSNTLVKVLVPVFLLAGVAVGMKSCSIKNETEKTSATPEKPKALADLTPAELKALGVEGDTPEDTLRTLVGTLKTIRGKQETLDRQNLNLVKENDRLRTRNQNVAGQVNEAVANYQKLAEDRRQQLQQEQRTLTSKVQELSNQLTKRMASDKQDQNNSDIPLGLGLDDVASGNTNDGVMWVSPSDQRSSGSDAGSTPADSKAAIGGFPTSFLGDNALSKSKSNYEQKVKGYSNNQKEEESTEPVYTLPENSTLIGSKGMTALLGRVPINGTVTDPYPFKVLIGRDNLTANGIELPDVEGAIVSGTASGDWTLSCVRGQVNSITFVFSDGRVRTLPRPDNNGKSNGQDGGKKQDGGIGWISDEAGIPCISGTRKSNASTYLPTLFALSGAAAAGEALNENQRTGQTNAYGGVTSTLTGDAGQAAMGKAIAGGVGDVSEWVKQRYGQTFDAVYVPPGANLAVHITQQLAIDYEDKGRKVRYDFSVPGNAARIGLD
- a CDS encoding TIGR03751 family conjugal transfer lipoprotein, whose translation is MNRAFMPVAFAALVSVISGCSTSKDEMLPAGDSNMLELWQGKGASGSAQRGAQGREALRRPLSETEDQRADKLDHSYSRTQESEITQQFPRLPNPDMVMYVFPHLAGGNSPVPGYSTVFPFYSQVQYALPGERTEDL
- a CDS encoding conjugative transfer ATPase — protein: MMFSLFKKPASEVSNIPESNQPQPLPRPGKMTVQDEAALYHAKPSIIDYLPWAEYLPEDKCLLLDDGISVGAVYTITPISSEGRTAARLEEIRDQVEDALQDSLEEDDISPWVVQFFCQDEDDPSPYLNTVKEYVKPWARGTEFTNAWLGETERHLRDIAIPTGLFRDTLVTGQLWRGQQRRTRMVIYRWVPGAAKGVKDVHALPPVTMLNQVCDRLAASLGASGVACQRQTGAQIHEWLLRLFNPDPQHGLSKEAFYAAAQHHDAQVGELPMTNDFAETLWYTPPRSDVENGVWWFDDKPHRAIAIERLRRPPEPGMLTGEMARGEHINALMDLLPEGTVVSLTIVSQPQDVLENDFIKLAKNAVGENTESGRVREDVREVKEYLGRRHKLYRGALTFMMRGNDLADLNRRQQNMSAVLLTAGLQPVRPEYNVSPLNTWLRALPMCFNPQKDRRHWYTRLTWVQHLAGLLPVTGRATGSGHPGFSFFNRGGEPLTFDPMNKQDRTQNAHMLFFGPTGAGKSATLCATLSQLMAIHRPRLFIAEAGNSFGLYADYCESLGLTVNKIGIRPGCGVSLALFADAHQLLDLKPEQLQLNEADIPDADEDDGDEQRDILGEMEIAARMMITGGEKREEERLTRSDRGLIREAIMMAAQTSYDESRQMIAEDLQTALFAIARDNSVDSSGQPLLTERRRARADEMAGAMSMFTSGFEGELFNRPGTPWPEADVTLIDLGTLARENYGAQMALAMVSLVNTINNIAERDQYLDREIVFAIDEAHITTTNPLLSPYMTKVVKMWRKLGAWLWMATQNLADYPDIAEKMLNMAEWWLCLTMPPDEVEQIARFKKLSDEQKSVLLSASKLPRCYTEGVVLSKKTEALFRAVPPSLYLALGMTEKEEKAERRKLMKLHNCSELQAAVIVARQLDAARGLKSAAI
- a CDS encoding TIGR03757 family integrating conjugative element protein is translated as MKPLIPLFFLCSISPGFAAITVFTTTGHPAVNSDADTRTVFLDAPDRQQNAMFGQLSSEPTAAVQDARSGLQRMSADQQQQLVEAWRGVIAAWKLGIEKYPAVVFDDVDVVYGTTDVDLAKNIRAQGGHP
- a CDS encoding TIGR03756 family integrating conjugative element protein, with the translated sequence MTRTKLATTALLFAAIQPAAESAITSAQIIASAVSPSCISWRVSGICYWLFCTPWGCKVRTSVKVTHFIPEAVVSAYAQPGANPWKEMAFVSQTAGGLENGMYGVPAGGGNEELKAQGKRKTNLHFKYADAIGHPATSMIGGSISGYSCESAATPLNPYFLSTLDTLAWRSGIPESLYPEALVPGMREIGSQATANMWSNVYPRAGFVTQTDDDKAAAVVAQRVADIITRTGQPHVYQTLKGNPSPGYWPPGPVEENTGFKNHKWQRLSPKLSENCAVFPDGNFTAAVDGNEAFALWQPYSCCKRRGQTFLYSTDFGGEL
- a CDS encoding integrating conjugative element protein, coding for MIARIWFTVSTLLLATSAQAFDVSLPQVQDSTMGYGKSANGAVSDKLFYTLGGGSVISQPATRSNMQKLGLDVGWSSDLQCGNFDLKTTVGNQLNGMTNGFKNLMGDVVQGATGAVASLPAMVIQRANPGLYEMLTNGVLQANVAFDKAQLNCQNMAKRMVDFSDSSKWTQQAAMDEYKKLVNSGDADAVRVNDAGEKVTGESGSNWVGGEKRGGRGQRAIRPTHDLSAAGYNMMNNLPVNSTGSVSGDSCTGGSCGKFSSSEEAAAAVVKVLGDRSIRTCKDAALCTDGDIDQQPGASVAGTGFSPMLEEATRINGEQLVKLVNGAEKPHAENLAKLRTGSLAITSGVIKALQRDPDNAALVGRLAGELAMADTVETALLMRRMIVTGQSEPNAAAMPEALQEGDRRVESLDREINALKNEMELKRELARNSVLTIIDRENNRATTNPQRQPHENTDSRFNQLSAPSGEE
- a CDS encoding conjugal transfer protein TraG N-terminal domain-containing protein → MTTNSYLEFFLTLLGWIINNGIWNLLIATGLFALPLVFKVVGIWLKVREEGDDEGNKGKLSLPRIENALYSAFFVMLICCLPIINVSLDSIQYDESRSKSCGTWTPKAPDESGYSTIISSMDGQTAAAPIWWVLMHKLSKGITQAAVATIPCRPDLRQLRFEVQHTRISNPALAAELQDFTNDCYALALYLWKQQDQGQTKEEDALRDVEWLGSSTFLNGSGYYDQLQSKTPRASFPWNESRDSGRPDTGRGGYPTCREWWSSADTGLEARVVDQASPGMWLRMSAALKMMGKDNAEYKESIVRRLVSPESLTVSQNGRTYAGYGGNADFTLDNSASRIGGIAGMSLGSLAAFPAFDAMRQALPMVQALLLMAIYVMLPLILAFGSYEFKTVITVSFVVFALNFLTFWWELARWLDSWLMEALYSSDTHSRWNAAGFQNSSDDLIMNFVMGAMFIVLPALWMAAFSWAGIRIGEIARMAGDGASSVQSAAGSLGEKISSKITK